A window of the Henckelia pumila isolate YLH828 chromosome 3, ASM3356847v2, whole genome shotgun sequence genome harbors these coding sequences:
- the LOC140892677 gene encoding nodulin homeobox-like has product MWKSFNKLHDNFLWYIFIKVLDLVAAVNTLHDLSAQQLRKLIKDSGTYIIRYVADDGSQFQIDAEKFARCLPLRLIAVIMAWERDKSTFRYLLCGILQLHSMCDLASRCLKSAERSASSPKAVRLGQVFARLSAV; this is encoded by the exons ATGTGGAAAAGTTTCAACAAATTGCATGATAATTTTTTATGGTACATCTTTATAAAGGTTCTTGATTTAGTTGCTGCTGTAAATACACTTCACGATCTTAGCGCTCAACAGCTTAGAAAACTAATAAAGGATTCTGGGACCTATATTATCCGATATGTTGCTGATGATGGATCACAGTTTCAG ATTGATGCGGAAAAATTTGCAAGATGTCTTCCTTTGCGCCTGATTGCAGTGATTATGGCTTGGGAAAGGGACAAGTCCACTTTTAGGtacttgttatgtggtattcttCAGCTGCATTCCATGTGTGATCTTGCATCCCGGTGCCTAAAATCTGCTGAAAGATCAGCGTCTTCTCCAAAGGCTGTGCGACTTGGACAG GTATTTGCTCGCCTTAGTGCTGTATAG